Proteins from one Pseudoalteromonas undina genomic window:
- a CDS encoding CsgG/HfaB family protein, with product MLSSIQKTLLATALITSLSACQSTSTNVTSNKNSPDINEVSKQKYNGPKARIAVARFTDKSNNSRWWRKEIGEGMADQLTTALVGTNRFIVLERQALDAVLSEQDLAVSGRVSAQSGAAYGEIEGAEIVVVAAVTEFDDDSSGASVGSGGFIGDVFSSVSAGFSGSHMAIDLRLIDTRTSRILAATSVEGGSKDFNFTSAATNFGGALVGGSLSGWSDTPKEKALREVIIKAVEFLETKIPDTYYRYNQNNTLAAGYTAPPPPKVASKKVAPAAVAVDVPNHRMPHYEKMDLAMSRMNLVCLGYLKNQPNYEEFETEDVKYDRQTVLALREYQQEKSLKVTGLADETTKKSLDDTKCLTKTQKSGLESLGSMFQFN from the coding sequence ATGCTCTCATCAATACAAAAAACGCTACTTGCCACAGCATTAATAACGAGCTTAAGCGCATGTCAAAGCACTTCAACCAATGTCACTTCAAATAAAAATTCACCTGACATTAATGAAGTAAGTAAACAAAAATACAATGGCCCTAAAGCACGTATCGCCGTGGCACGTTTCACTGATAAGTCAAATAACTCAAGATGGTGGCGAAAAGAAATTGGTGAAGGTATGGCAGATCAACTTACCACCGCACTTGTTGGCACTAATCGCTTTATTGTATTGGAGCGCCAAGCACTAGACGCTGTGCTTTCGGAGCAAGATTTAGCAGTATCAGGCAGAGTGAGTGCACAATCTGGGGCTGCCTATGGCGAAATTGAAGGCGCTGAGATTGTAGTCGTTGCAGCGGTTACCGAGTTTGATGATGACAGTTCAGGTGCAAGTGTTGGTTCGGGCGGTTTTATTGGTGATGTGTTTAGCTCTGTTTCTGCTGGCTTTTCTGGATCGCATATGGCTATTGACCTAAGGTTAATTGATACGCGCACTTCACGTATTTTAGCTGCAACTAGTGTTGAAGGCGGTAGTAAAGATTTTAACTTTACCAGCGCAGCAACAAACTTTGGTGGCGCATTGGTTGGAGGGAGTCTTAGTGGTTGGTCAGATACACCAAAAGAAAAAGCACTACGTGAAGTAATAATTAAAGCCGTTGAGTTTTTAGAAACTAAAATCCCAGACACCTATTATCGCTATAACCAAAACAACACGCTTGCTGCAGGCTATACAGCACCACCACCGCCAAAGGTAGCTAGTAAAAAAGTAGCACCTGCTGCTGTCGCTGTCGATGTGCCGAATCATAGAATGCCACATTATGAAAAAATGGACTTAGCAATGTCTCGTATGAACTTGGTTTGCTTAGGCTATTTAAAAAACCAACCTAATTATGAAGAATTTGAGACTGAAGACGTAAAATACGACCGTCAAACTGTATTAGCACTGCGCGAATATCAACAAGAAAAGAGCTTAAAAGTAACAGGTCTTGCCGATGAAACAACAAAGAAATCTTTAGATGACACAAAATGTTTAACAAAAACTCAAAAATCAGGGCTTGAAAGCTTAGGCAGCATGTTTCAATTTAACTAA
- the cysN gene encoding sulfate adenylyltransferase subunit CysN, whose translation MSNLNNDTFNEVKEIGIDAYLARQQDKSLLRMLTCGSVDDGKSTLIGRLLHDSHQIYEDQLAALHKDNEKVGNAGEDLDLALLVDGLQAEREQGITIDVAYRYFSTAKRKFIIADTPGHEQYTRNMVTGASTSDVAIILVDARYGVQVQTKRHSFICDSLGIKQFVVAVNKMDIVDFDETVYEKIKADYLKFAEQLNVSNIKFVPMSALKGDNVVTRSAHTPYYTDKPLLELLEDSPAAEIDTGFEARLPVQYVVRPNLNFRGFQGTLTSGKLRVGDEVKVLPSGKTSHIKEIVTFDGNLDTAQAGQAITVTLNTEIDISRGDVIVPANSQAQVTNQLQAKIVWMHESPLVLGKSYNLKLGSKNTSATVTKIDHTIDVNTLEHGSADSLQLNEIAIVTLELTETILADQYHHNHETGSFILIDRLSNLTVAAGMIEQVLQSEENAGQYSDFEVEFNALVRKHFPHWQALDISKL comes from the coding sequence ATGTCTAACCTAAATAACGATACATTTAATGAAGTAAAAGAAATTGGTATAGACGCTTACCTAGCACGTCAACAAGATAAAAGCTTATTGCGTATGCTGACTTGTGGCAGTGTGGATGACGGTAAATCAACCTTAATTGGCCGCCTACTGCACGATAGTCACCAAATTTATGAAGATCAGCTAGCCGCGCTTCATAAAGATAACGAAAAAGTGGGTAACGCCGGTGAAGATCTTGATTTAGCACTGTTAGTAGATGGCCTACAAGCTGAGCGTGAGCAAGGTATAACAATTGACGTAGCGTACCGCTACTTTTCAACCGCTAAACGTAAGTTTATTATAGCCGACACCCCAGGGCATGAGCAGTATACCCGAAACATGGTTACTGGCGCTTCAACTAGTGATGTTGCCATTATTTTAGTGGATGCGCGCTATGGCGTGCAGGTACAAACTAAGCGTCATAGCTTTATTTGTGACTCATTAGGCATTAAGCAGTTCGTGGTTGCGGTTAACAAAATGGATATTGTTGATTTTGATGAAACCGTTTATGAAAAAATTAAAGCCGATTATTTAAAATTTGCCGAGCAACTTAACGTATCAAATATTAAGTTTGTGCCTATGTCGGCGCTTAAAGGCGATAACGTAGTAACTCGCTCTGCGCACACTCCTTATTACACTGACAAGCCGTTGCTTGAGCTGTTAGAAGATTCACCAGCCGCTGAAATCGACACCGGTTTTGAAGCGCGTCTTCCGGTGCAATACGTGGTACGCCCTAATCTAAACTTCCGCGGTTTTCAAGGCACGCTTACATCGGGTAAATTACGTGTAGGTGATGAAGTAAAGGTACTGCCATCAGGTAAAACATCACATATTAAAGAAATTGTTACTTTTGATGGCAACCTAGATACTGCACAAGCTGGCCAAGCAATTACGGTTACTCTTAATACTGAAATAGATATTAGCCGAGGAGACGTTATTGTGCCTGCAAATTCGCAAGCTCAAGTAACCAACCAATTACAGGCTAAAATTGTGTGGATGCACGAGTCGCCATTGGTGCTTGGTAAAAGCTACAACCTTAAACTTGGCAGCAAAAACACCTCGGCCACGGTCACAAAAATTGATCACACTATTGATGTAAACACGCTAGAGCATGGCAGTGCAGATTCATTGCAGTTAAACGAAATTGCGATTGTGACACTGGAGCTGACCGAGACTATTTTAGCCGACCAGTACCATCATAATCATGAAACCGGCTCGTTTATTCTTATTGATCGCTTATCAAACTTAACGGTTGCAGCAGGAATGATAGAACAGGTACTGCAAAGTGAAGAAAACGCAGGACAATACAGCGACTTTGAAGTTGAATTTAACGCCCTCGTACGCAAGCACTTCCCGCATTGGCAAGCGCTTGATATTTCAAAGCTATAA
- the cysG gene encoding siroheme synthase CysG has protein sequence MQYLPIFTKLDNKPVLVVGGGEVALRKCRAFLKARAAVTLVAPWFCDELKEHAHNNEVTLIDAYFEESHLDGKILIIAATDNDEVNNTVFELANARNVFVNVVDDQPKCTFIFPSIVDRNPITIAISSAGTAPVLARRLREKLETLIPQHIGPLANLVGGFRHKVKQRFKHFADRRQFWEGVFDSSVVSKVQTGNTHGAEQQLEKMLDAKVEPEGEVYVVGAGPGDPELLTLKALQLMQQADVVVYDYLVSDEIMELVRRDADLICVGKRLGDHSVAQEDTNQMLVDLAQQGKKVCRIKGGDPFIYGRGGEEVQVLAANNVNYQIVPGITAAAGCSAYAGIPLTHRDHAQAIQFVTGHCKKEGQELNWQSLAQKNQTLAIYMGVIKSPHIQAELLKHGREATTPVAIIENGTRKNQRVVTGQLDQLAQLIEQHQIISPALLIIGEVASLHDQLHWFGEKAQISSFAQPLTDVA, from the coding sequence GTGCAATATTTACCTATCTTTACCAAACTCGACAACAAGCCAGTATTGGTGGTTGGCGGTGGAGAAGTTGCCTTGCGAAAATGCCGCGCGTTCTTAAAAGCGCGTGCTGCAGTAACCTTAGTTGCCCCGTGGTTTTGTGATGAATTAAAAGAACATGCGCACAACAATGAAGTTACTTTAATAGATGCCTATTTTGAAGAGTCACATCTTGATGGCAAAATTTTGATCATTGCCGCCACCGACAATGATGAAGTTAATAATACGGTTTTTGAACTCGCCAATGCACGTAATGTGTTTGTGAACGTGGTGGATGATCAACCTAAATGTACGTTTATTTTTCCCTCTATTGTTGATCGCAACCCAATTACCATTGCGATTTCAAGTGCAGGTACCGCACCCGTATTAGCAAGACGTTTACGTGAAAAGCTCGAAACACTTATCCCGCAACACATTGGTCCACTCGCCAACTTAGTTGGTGGCTTTCGCCATAAAGTAAAACAGCGCTTTAAACACTTTGCCGATCGTCGCCAGTTTTGGGAAGGCGTGTTTGATTCATCGGTAGTGAGTAAAGTCCAAACCGGTAATACCCATGGCGCTGAACAACAACTAGAGAAAATGCTAGATGCCAAAGTAGAGCCAGAAGGTGAAGTATACGTAGTGGGTGCAGGCCCTGGGGATCCAGAGTTACTCACCCTAAAAGCATTGCAGCTAATGCAACAAGCCGACGTGGTGGTATATGATTATTTAGTTTCCGACGAAATTATGGAATTAGTACGCCGCGATGCCGATTTAATTTGTGTGGGTAAGCGCTTAGGCGACCATAGCGTAGCCCAAGAAGATACTAATCAGATGCTAGTTGATTTAGCGCAACAAGGTAAAAAAGTATGTCGTATTAAAGGCGGCGACCCATTTATTTATGGTCGTGGTGGCGAAGAAGTACAAGTACTGGCAGCCAATAACGTAAATTACCAAATAGTGCCAGGTATAACGGCGGCCGCAGGCTGTAGTGCCTATGCAGGTATTCCTTTAACGCATCGCGATCATGCTCAAGCTATTCAATTTGTTACTGGTCACTGTAAAAAGGAAGGCCAAGAGCTTAATTGGCAGTCGCTTGCACAAAAAAACCAAACACTGGCTATTTATATGGGGGTGATTAAATCGCCGCATATTCAAGCCGAGCTATTAAAACATGGGCGAGAAGCAACAACACCAGTGGCAATTATTGAAAACGGCACCCGTAAAAATCAACGCGTAGTTACCGGACAGTTAGACCAATTAGCGCAGCTCATTGAGCAGCATCAAATAATTTCGCCCGCGTTACTCATTATCGGTGAAGTGGCCTCACTACATGACCAATTACACTGGTTTGGTGAAAAAGCGCAGATCAGTAGCTTTGCTCAACCACTGACAGACGTAGCGTAA
- the deoC gene encoding deoxyribose-phosphate aldolase, with amino-acid sequence MTNNTQNAMLVVSLMDLTSLNTDDNQASINALVNSIDPKLGIPAAVCVFSEFVDDAKIALANRLLSHVKVATVTNFPTGEAPLNEVLNETLIAIERGADEIDLVIPYKALIKGEADTVLKYVSESKKACGSRAKLKVIIESGELKAPALIAQATELAIQGGADFVKTSTGKVAVNATLEATEIMLNTIKKSSKPVGFKAAGGVKTTGDANAYLQLTTEIMGHEYLAPETFRFGASSLLNDVYKVLHEAQQ; translated from the coding sequence ATGACAAATAATACTCAAAACGCCATGCTAGTTGTTAGTTTAATGGATTTAACCAGTTTAAACACCGATGATAATCAAGCTAGTATTAATGCATTAGTAAACAGTATTGATCCTAAGTTAGGCATACCCGCTGCAGTTTGTGTGTTTAGTGAATTTGTAGATGATGCAAAAATAGCGCTCGCTAATCGGTTATTGAGTCATGTAAAAGTGGCCACAGTAACCAACTTTCCCACAGGTGAGGCGCCACTTAATGAAGTGCTTAATGAAACGCTAATAGCCATAGAGCGCGGGGCCGATGAAATTGACTTAGTCATTCCTTACAAAGCACTTATAAAAGGCGAAGCCGATACCGTGCTGAAATACGTGAGTGAAAGTAAAAAAGCATGTGGTAGTCGCGCTAAACTTAAAGTGATTATTGAAAGCGGTGAGCTAAAAGCACCTGCACTTATTGCTCAAGCAACCGAGCTTGCTATTCAAGGGGGAGCTGATTTTGTAAAAACCAGCACCGGTAAAGTCGCGGTTAATGCCACGCTTGAAGCAACTGAAATTATGCTTAATACCATCAAAAAGTCATCAAAACCAGTTGGCTTTAAGGCCGCAGGCGGTGTGAAAACGACAGGTGATGCCAATGCTTATTTGCAGCTAACAACTGAGATTATGGGGCATGAATATTTAGCACCAGAGACATTTAGGTTTGGCGCTTCCTCGCTGTTAAATGACGTTTATAAGGTATTGCATGAAGCGCAGCAGTGA
- the cysD gene encoding sulfate adenylyltransferase subunit CysD, giving the protein MALTHLQQLEAESIKIMREVAAEFENPVMLYSIGKDSSVLLHLARKAFYPAKIPFPLLHVDTNWKFREMIEFRDRLAKEYGFDLIVHKNPEGIEMGVGPFTHGSGKHTDIMKTQGLKQALNKYGFDAAFGGARRDEEKSRAKERVYSFRDKHHRWDPKNQRPELWNTYNSQVNPGESIRVFPLSNWTELDIWQYIYQENIEMVPLYLAKERPVVERDGTLIMVDDDRMPLNEGEVPQMKSVRFRTLGCYPLTGAVESTASNLTEIIEEMLLSSSSEREGRVIDHDSAGSMEKKKREGYF; this is encoded by the coding sequence ATGGCTTTAACTCACCTTCAGCAACTTGAAGCTGAAAGTATCAAAATCATGCGCGAAGTCGCCGCTGAGTTTGAGAACCCAGTTATGCTTTACTCAATCGGTAAAGACTCATCGGTGCTTTTGCATCTAGCTCGTAAAGCATTTTACCCTGCGAAGATTCCGTTTCCGTTATTACACGTAGACACCAACTGGAAGTTTCGTGAAATGATTGAGTTTCGCGACCGTTTAGCCAAAGAGTATGGCTTTGATTTAATCGTACACAAAAACCCTGAAGGCATCGAAATGGGTGTAGGCCCATTCACGCATGGTTCGGGTAAACATACCGATATCATGAAAACCCAAGGATTAAAGCAAGCGCTCAACAAGTACGGTTTTGATGCCGCATTTGGTGGCGCACGTCGTGATGAAGAGAAATCACGGGCTAAAGAGCGTGTTTACTCATTTCGTGATAAACACCATCGCTGGGATCCTAAAAACCAACGTCCTGAGCTTTGGAATACCTATAACAGCCAAGTGAACCCAGGAGAAAGCATTCGTGTATTCCCACTGTCTAACTGGACTGAACTAGATATTTGGCAATACATATATCAAGAAAACATCGAAATGGTGCCACTTTACCTTGCTAAAGAGCGCCCTGTAGTAGAGCGCGATGGTACTTTAATTATGGTTGATGACGATCGCATGCCACTTAATGAAGGTGAAGTACCGCAAATGAAGTCGGTTCGCTTTAGAACATTAGGCTGTTACCCACTAACAGGTGCAGTGGAATCTACCGCCAGCAATCTAACCGAAATTATTGAAGAAATGCTGCTTTCATCGTCATCTGAACGTGAAGGTCGAGTGATTGATCATGATTCAGCAGGCTCTATGGAGAAGAAAAAACGTGAGGGGTACTTCTAA